The following are encoded in a window of Chaetodon auriga isolate fChaAug3 chromosome 24, fChaAug3.hap1, whole genome shotgun sequence genomic DNA:
- the arl2 gene encoding ADP-ribosylation factor-like protein 2 isoform X2 codes for MLSVSHYFKLTRCERDIVTMGLLTILKKMKQKEREMRLLMLGLDNAGKTTILKKFNGEDVSTISPTLGFNIKTLEHRGFKLNIWDVGGQKSLRSYWRNYFESTDGLVWVVDSADRLRLEDCRQELSALLLEERLAGATLLVFANKQDLPGALSKEAIREALALDEIKSHHWCIIGCSAVTGENLLAGVDWLLDDIAARIFTTD; via the exons ATGCTTTCGGTTTCTCATTATTTTAAACTGACCCGTTGCGAG CGGGACATCGTCACGATGGGTTTGCTGACCATTTTGAAGAAGATGAAGCAGAAGGAGCGGGAGATGAGACTGCTAATGTT AGGTCTGGACAACGCGGGCAAGACGACCATCCTGAAGAAGTTTAACGGAGAAGACGTCAGTACCATCTCCCCGACACTGGGCTTCAACATCAAAACACTAGAACACAGAGG GTTTAAGTTGAATATTTGGGATGTGGGAGGTCAGAAGTCACTGCGCTCCTACTGGAGGAACTACTTTGAGAGCACAGATGGGCTGGTGTGGGTGGTGGACAGcgcagacagactgagactggaggactgcaggcaggagctcagtgcactgctgctggaggag AGGTTAGCTGGTGCAACGCTGCTAGTGTTTGCCAACAAACAGGACTTACCAGGAGCCCTGTCCAAAGAGGCAATACGAGAG GCGCTGGCCCTGGATGAGATCAAGAGTCATCACTGGTGCATCATTGGCTGCAGTGCAGTAACGGGAGAGAATCTGTTAGCTGGAGTGGACTGGCTATTGGACGATATCGCTGCAAGGATCTTCACCACTGACTGA
- the arl2 gene encoding ADP-ribosylation factor-like protein 2 isoform X1, translating into MCNSKNRHTGAPNVQKHASTPRPHLKSAHRPITQLRKSQTNQRSFCTQQSNWWLRGAGLFSQFLPGSQCFWMLNIFHTNYKSVTVASFFITVLQRDIVTMGLLTILKKMKQKEREMRLLMLGLDNAGKTTILKKFNGEDVSTISPTLGFNIKTLEHRGFKLNIWDVGGQKSLRSYWRNYFESTDGLVWVVDSADRLRLEDCRQELSALLLEERLAGATLLVFANKQDLPGALSKEAIREALALDEIKSHHWCIIGCSAVTGENLLAGVDWLLDDIAARIFTTD; encoded by the exons ATGTGTAATTCcaagaacagacacacaggggCGCCAAACGTACAAAAACACGCGTCTACACCACGGCCACACCTTAAAAGTGCTCACCGACCAATCACCCAGCTTCGAAAGTCTCAAACCAATCAACGTTCGTTTTGTACCCAACAGTCCAATTGGTGGTTGCGTGGGGCGGgattattttcacagtttcttcCTGGTTCACAATGCTTTTGGATGCTAAATATCTTTCATACAAACTATAAATCAGTTACGGTAGCCTCTTTTTTTATAACTGTACTACAGCGGGACATCGTCACGATGGGTTTGCTGACCATTTTGAAGAAGATGAAGCAGAAGGAGCGGGAGATGAGACTGCTAATGTT AGGTCTGGACAACGCGGGCAAGACGACCATCCTGAAGAAGTTTAACGGAGAAGACGTCAGTACCATCTCCCCGACACTGGGCTTCAACATCAAAACACTAGAACACAGAGG GTTTAAGTTGAATATTTGGGATGTGGGAGGTCAGAAGTCACTGCGCTCCTACTGGAGGAACTACTTTGAGAGCACAGATGGGCTGGTGTGGGTGGTGGACAGcgcagacagactgagactggaggactgcaggcaggagctcagtgcactgctgctggaggag AGGTTAGCTGGTGCAACGCTGCTAGTGTTTGCCAACAAACAGGACTTACCAGGAGCCCTGTCCAAAGAGGCAATACGAGAG GCGCTGGCCCTGGATGAGATCAAGAGTCATCACTGGTGCATCATTGGCTGCAGTGCAGTAACGGGAGAGAATCTGTTAGCTGGAGTGGACTGGCTATTGGACGATATCGCTGCAAGGATCTTCACCACTGACTGA
- the arl2 gene encoding ADP-ribosylation factor-like protein 2 isoform X3, with translation MGLLTILKKMKQKEREMRLLMLGLDNAGKTTILKKFNGEDVSTISPTLGFNIKTLEHRGFKLNIWDVGGQKSLRSYWRNYFESTDGLVWVVDSADRLRLEDCRQELSALLLEERLAGATLLVFANKQDLPGALSKEAIREALALDEIKSHHWCIIGCSAVTGENLLAGVDWLLDDIAARIFTTD, from the exons ATGGGTTTGCTGACCATTTTGAAGAAGATGAAGCAGAAGGAGCGGGAGATGAGACTGCTAATGTT AGGTCTGGACAACGCGGGCAAGACGACCATCCTGAAGAAGTTTAACGGAGAAGACGTCAGTACCATCTCCCCGACACTGGGCTTCAACATCAAAACACTAGAACACAGAGG GTTTAAGTTGAATATTTGGGATGTGGGAGGTCAGAAGTCACTGCGCTCCTACTGGAGGAACTACTTTGAGAGCACAGATGGGCTGGTGTGGGTGGTGGACAGcgcagacagactgagactggaggactgcaggcaggagctcagtgcactgctgctggaggag AGGTTAGCTGGTGCAACGCTGCTAGTGTTTGCCAACAAACAGGACTTACCAGGAGCCCTGTCCAAAGAGGCAATACGAGAG GCGCTGGCCCTGGATGAGATCAAGAGTCATCACTGGTGCATCATTGGCTGCAGTGCAGTAACGGGAGAGAATCTGTTAGCTGGAGTGGACTGGCTATTGGACGATATCGCTGCAAGGATCTTCACCACTGACTGA